A region of Streptomyces sp. NBC_01267 DNA encodes the following proteins:
- a CDS encoding aKG-HExxH-type peptide beta-hydroxylase, with amino-acid sequence MPAAAQEPRRHPLISWSITRLPGTVFCDHVGDPAVLGRDLVHEAGHNWLNDALTAAACKISDETRFYSPWRKTKRPVFGFLHACWAFPLTMIYTARILPDTDGPTHDFLAAYLEQQRGLLVTTTEDHTRALALITNSTLRQRLRAVHDEALTL; translated from the coding sequence CTGCCTGCTGCGGCGCAAGAACCTAGGCGGCACCCTCTCATCAGCTGGTCCATTACCAGGCTTCCGGGCACCGTCTTCTGCGACCACGTCGGCGACCCCGCCGTGCTGGGCCGGGACCTCGTCCACGAGGCGGGGCACAACTGGCTGAACGACGCCCTGACCGCAGCCGCCTGCAAGATCAGCGACGAGACGAGGTTCTACTCCCCGTGGAGAAAGACCAAGCGCCCAGTGTTCGGCTTCCTCCATGCCTGCTGGGCCTTCCCCCTCACCATGATCTACACCGCCCGCATCCTCCCGGACACCGACGGACCCACCCACGACTTCCTGGCCGCCTACCTGGAACAGCAGCGTGGTCTGCTCGTCACCACTACCGAAGACCACACCCGCGCACTCGCCCTGATCACCAACTCCACACTGCGCCAGCGCCTTCGCGCCGTTCACGACGAGGCCCTCACTCTGTGA
- a CDS encoding transposase family protein has product MRAKSGCCRYGQRSARVHGRYVRTLRDVAVGGLSVVIELHIRRFRCENTACTAMTFAEHIVGLTTPHSRQTPLLRVVLTRIGLALAGRAGARLASAVGITVGRDTLLRLVRALPEPEVGQVEVLGVDDFAFRRGRHYGTVLNCLPGRIWRRRTFRRSAVGRRVRTGLPIAGAGWSCRR; this is encoded by the coding sequence GTGCGAGCGAAGAGCGGTTGCTGCCGGTACGGTCAGAGATCTGCTCGGGTGCACGGCCGGTACGTACGCACGTTGCGTGATGTCGCGGTAGGCGGGCTGAGCGTGGTGATCGAGTTACACATACGTCGGTTCCGCTGCGAGAACACTGCCTGCACGGCGATGACGTTCGCCGAGCACATCGTGGGACTGACGACCCCGCACAGCCGGCAGACCCCGCTGTTGCGCGTGGTTCTGACGCGGATCGGGCTGGCGCTGGCCGGCAGGGCAGGAGCCCGGCTGGCTTCCGCGGTCGGCATCACCGTGGGCAGGGACACACTGCTGCGGCTGGTCAGGGCTCTGCCCGAGCCGGAGGTGGGCCAGGTGGAGGTTCTCGGCGTCGACGACTTCGCTTTCCGCAGGGGCCGTCACTACGGCACGGTGCTGAACTGCCTTCCTGGGCGTATTTGGCGAAGGCGGACTTTCAGACGTTCTGCTGTCGGGCGAAGGGTCCGCACAGGGCTGCCCATTGCAGGAGCAGGATGGTCTTGCCGTCGGTGA
- a CDS encoding DUF4406 domain-containing protein, whose product MTDKPLLILIAGPYRSGTDGDPQAMAANLARLETAAWPVFAAGHLPVIGEWIALPVLHSAGAGPTDPLADQVLYPTADRLLAHCDAVLRLPGGSVGADQDVATARHRGLPVYHDIAEIPRRTPQETM is encoded by the coding sequence ATGACCGACAAGCCCCTGCTCATCCTCATCGCAGGTCCCTACCGTTCCGGCACCGACGGCGACCCGCAGGCCATGGCCGCCAACCTCGCCCGCCTGGAAACCGCGGCCTGGCCCGTTTTCGCGGCCGGACATCTCCCCGTGATCGGCGAGTGGATCGCCCTGCCCGTCCTCCACTCCGCCGGCGCGGGCCCCACCGACCCCCTCGCCGACCAGGTGCTCTACCCGACCGCCGACCGGCTGCTCGCCCATTGCGACGCCGTGCTGCGCCTGCCGGGCGGATCCGTCGGCGCCGACCAGGACGTCGCCACCGCCCGCCACCGCGGCCTGCCCGTCTACCACGACATCGCCGAGATTCCGCGCCGCACTCCGCAGGAGACCATGTGA
- a CDS encoding transposase encodes MDVETRRPVDLLPDRESSSLAAWLAQRPGIEVVCRDRAPFFAEGAAVGAPQAVQVADRWHLWHNLSEAAERSIAQHRQCASWFPRHLEPPRRSPTLRRSRPARRGRPATGSPTEPGLCMSRSMTW; translated from the coding sequence GTGGACGTCGAAACCCGCCGGCCCGTCGACCTGCTGCCCGACCGGGAGTCCTCGAGCCTGGCCGCTTGGCTGGCCCAGCGGCCAGGAATCGAGGTGGTGTGCCGTGACCGTGCGCCGTTCTTCGCCGAGGGCGCCGCCGTCGGCGCCCCGCAGGCCGTGCAGGTCGCGGACCGGTGGCACCTCTGGCACAACCTCAGCGAGGCCGCCGAGCGGAGCATCGCCCAGCACCGCCAATGCGCGTCCTGGTTCCCGAGACACCTGGAACCCCCGAGACGGAGTCCGACCCTGCGGAGGAGTCGTCCGGCTCGCCGCGGCCGACCAGCCACCGGTTCGCCGACCGAACCCGGACTATGCATGTCACGATCCATGACCTGGTGA
- a CDS encoding DeoR/GlpR family DNA-binding transcription regulator, with protein sequence MLAAERREHLLDLLARRGKIVAKDVAAELGISEDSVRRDLRDLAAEGLCQRVYGGALPASPAVVDYDARQAVAPDGKRKVASVAAALVRPGGSVILDGGTTALAVARALPKDLACTVITHSPTIATALINHPRAELLLLGGRVFKHSAVTCGAAAVEAAQNVYADLCLLGITGVHPEAGLTTGDAEEAAMKRALSARAADTYILASCEKIGTASPYRVLPWEKITGLITDADPHDTVIEQLKILGVEVLVA encoded by the coding sequence ATGCTGGCTGCTGAACGACGCGAGCACCTGCTCGATCTGCTCGCCCGGCGGGGCAAGATCGTGGCCAAGGACGTCGCCGCCGAACTGGGCATTTCCGAGGACAGCGTGCGACGTGACCTTCGCGATCTCGCCGCCGAGGGGTTGTGCCAAAGGGTGTACGGTGGCGCGCTGCCCGCGTCTCCCGCAGTGGTGGACTACGACGCCCGGCAGGCGGTGGCCCCGGACGGCAAGCGGAAGGTCGCCTCAGTGGCCGCCGCACTGGTGCGGCCGGGCGGCTCGGTGATCCTCGACGGCGGCACCACCGCCCTCGCCGTGGCGCGGGCGCTCCCGAAGGACCTCGCCTGCACGGTGATCACCCACAGCCCGACGATCGCCACGGCTCTGATCAACCACCCGCGGGCGGAGCTCTTGCTCCTCGGGGGGCGCGTCTTCAAGCACTCGGCGGTCACCTGCGGCGCCGCCGCGGTCGAGGCCGCGCAGAACGTCTACGCCGACCTGTGCCTGCTCGGCATCACCGGCGTCCACCCCGAGGCCGGACTGACCACAGGGGACGCCGAGGAGGCGGCGATGAAGCGTGCCCTGTCCGCGCGGGCCGCGGACACCTACATCCTCGCCTCCTGCGAGAAGATCGGTACGGCGTCGCCGTACCGCGTCCTGCCGTGGGAGAAGATCACCGGGCTGATCACCGACGCCGATCCTCACGACACGGTCATCGAGCAACTCAAGATACTCGGCGTGGAGGTCCTCGTAGCCTGA
- a CDS encoding TRADD-N-associated membrane domain-containing protein produces the protein MLEYVVALLGLVVASAVAIVIGFVVRKTLERDREKVASRLRVAVNTASESISATGVGSEPVGVLEAQVEGAARERSLSAQQRVDDDRFAELLVQRYAYGLTQSQRSFITSQVFSALGGAVLLLGVGLAIWRAETHGNLDASIVTTSAGVVTTVIGRLFHRESDKALNHMASETDGLRDDMRAERSTEQAISLLSEVNDPKIKARLQAGLIMRFAGSEMPMVHNDQVSS, from the coding sequence GTGTTGGAATACGTGGTGGCCCTGTTGGGCTTAGTTGTTGCCTCCGCCGTGGCGATTGTGATCGGGTTTGTTGTCCGCAAGACCTTGGAGCGCGACCGGGAGAAGGTGGCGTCGAGGCTGCGAGTTGCCGTGAACACCGCCTCCGAGAGCATCTCTGCAACTGGGGTGGGATCGGAACCCGTCGGCGTTCTGGAAGCGCAAGTTGAAGGCGCTGCACGAGAGCGCTCCTTGTCAGCTCAACAGCGGGTTGACGACGACCGTTTCGCCGAGCTACTCGTGCAGCGTTATGCATACGGTCTGACGCAGTCACAACGAAGCTTCATCACAAGTCAGGTTTTCTCAGCACTCGGCGGCGCTGTGCTGCTGCTCGGGGTTGGGCTTGCGATCTGGCGGGCTGAGACGCACGGCAATCTGGATGCATCCATCGTGACGACGTCTGCTGGGGTCGTGACCACAGTGATCGGGCGTCTGTTTCATCGTGAGTCGGACAAGGCTTTGAACCACATGGCGTCGGAGACGGATGGGCTTCGGGATGACATGCGCGCCGAACGGTCGACAGAGCAAGCGATCTCGCTTCTCTCCGAGGTTAACGATCCGAAGATCAAGGCGCGGCTGCAGGCCGGTCTGATCATGAGGTTCGCAGGCTCGGAGATGCCGATGGTTCACAATGATCAAGTTTCATCCTGA
- a CDS encoding IS5 family transposase (programmed frameshift): MPADLVPDGLWERVVPLLPVRPPRRHRYPGRLPTDDRAALRGIVYVLRTGVSWRDVPGEQIGCSGVTAWRRLRDWTEAGIWPRLHEVLLAELRKGGLLEMDDAAIDGSHVRALKRGDHTGPSPVDRARPGSKHHIIVDRYGTPLAVSLTGGNRHDVTQLMPLLNKIPHIRGLRGRSRHRPRQLFADRGYDYDKYRRLVRARGITPKIARRGAPHGSGLGKTRWVVERTFAWLHQFKRLRIRYEIRADLHLGLLQLACSIICLRRLRTSF, encoded by the exons GTGCCTGCTGATCTCGTACCTGATGGCCTGTGGGAACGCGTTGTCCCACTATTGCCGGTTCGTCCGCCCCGGCGCCACCGGTATCCCGGCCGGTTGCCGACGGATGACCGTGCCGCGCTTCGGGGCATCGTCTATGTGTTGCGCACGGGTGTGAGCTGGCGGGATGTCCCCGGGGAACAGATCGGCTGCAGCGGAGTGACGGCCTGGAGGCGTCTGCGGGACTGGACCGAAGCGGGGATATGGCCCCGCCTCCACGAGGTCCTGTTGGCAGAACTCCGCAAGGGCGGCCTACTGGAGATGGACGATGCCGCGATCGACGGCTCGCACGTCAGGGCGCTCA AAAGGGGGGATCACACCGGACCTTCGCCGGTCGACCGTGCACGCCCGGGGAGCAAGCACCACATCATCGTCGACCGGTACGGAACCCCACTCGCCGTCTCTCTGACCGGCGGAAACCGTCACGACGTCACCCAGCTCATGCCTCTGCTGAACAAGATTCCCCACATCCGGGGCCTGCGCGGCCGGTCCCGCCACCGGCCCCGGCAACTGTTCGCCGACCGCGGCTACGACTACGACAAATACCGCCGCCTGGTCCGGGCTCGCGGGATCACACCGAAGATCGCCCGCCGCGGGGCCCCGCACGGCTCCGGCCTGGGCAAGACCCGCTGGGTGGTCGAGCGCACCTTCGCCTGGCTTCACCAGTTCAAACGACTCCGCATCCGCTACGAGATACGCGCCGACCTCCACCTCGGTCTGCTCCAACTCGCCTGCAGCATCATCTGCTTGAGACGACTCCGAACCTCATTCTGA
- a CDS encoding protein kinase domain-containing protein has translation MELRSTVLLPELAVGTWRPGEGADRDAGWHIDDLLAFTRVSTLVLAHHDGTAPVVLKAGFRSNHVLAELDEETRPAAYGFYWYAEMTEAERDLTREDFRHEIAVARTATDAEHIVPPIEEGSTEQFDWYTMPHCTDGSFRPLLTKAGGSQAVGLRVLADVADGLATLHERGIVHRDVYQENVLLHEDRGLITDLGAARRLDTPRGPAARGPEVHWPPEYATSYSTATPAADVFSLAVLTYRYLCADILRHRHSRLETAPAALRPLLSAALVPEPKDRPEMGELRDGLRHPATPTTAPHRAVTDTTL, from the coding sequence GTGGAGCTCAGGTCCACGGTGCTGCTGCCAGAACTCGCGGTTGGGACGTGGCGGCCCGGGGAGGGGGCGGACCGCGACGCCGGATGGCACATCGACGACCTGCTCGCCTTCACCCGCGTCAGCACCCTGGTCCTCGCCCACCACGACGGCACCGCCCCGGTGGTCCTCAAGGCCGGGTTCAGAAGCAACCACGTCCTGGCCGAACTCGACGAGGAGACCCGGCCGGCCGCCTACGGCTTCTACTGGTACGCGGAGATGACCGAGGCCGAACGCGACCTGACCCGCGAGGACTTCCGGCACGAGATCGCCGTCGCGCGCACCGCCACCGACGCCGAGCACATCGTGCCGCCGATCGAGGAGGGCAGCACCGAGCAGTTCGACTGGTACACGATGCCCCACTGCACCGACGGCAGCTTTCGCCCCCTGCTGACCAAGGCCGGCGGCAGCCAGGCGGTCGGCCTGCGGGTGCTGGCCGACGTTGCCGACGGCCTGGCCACCCTGCATGAGCGCGGCATCGTGCACCGCGACGTCTACCAGGAGAACGTCCTCCTCCACGAAGACCGCGGCCTGATCACCGACCTCGGCGCCGCCCGCCGCCTCGACACCCCCCGCGGGCCCGCCGCCCGCGGCCCCGAAGTCCACTGGCCCCCCGAGTACGCGACCTCCTACAGCACGGCCACCCCGGCCGCCGACGTCTTCAGCCTCGCGGTCCTCACCTACCGCTACCTCTGCGCCGACATCCTCCGGCACAGGCACTCGCGCCTGGAGACCGCACCTGCCGCACTGCGCCCGCTGCTGTCGGCGGCCCTTGTCCCCGAGCCGAAGGACCGGCCCGAGATGGGCGAGCTGCGCGACGGCCTGCGGCACCCGGCCACACCGACCACCGCGCCCCACCGCGCGGTCACCGACACCACCCTGTGA
- a CDS encoding suppressor of fused domain protein — protein sequence MDSRVEKYLAHLDRLSGGLEPRFFPVESSKPGLRGVTEVVYEDLPDGLLTALTYGLSLAEHPDWQHGSPELCLSVNSTNVIWAHAVGFLAEQLRGTCPFSYGSTIDFGERIVPESEMTAFCVFTPMVLERDDCLGIDVGVPGHAGYDVINIQGMYPIHEVERQFINEHGLEAFWKSDWEPTDVLRRPAI from the coding sequence ATGGACAGTCGCGTAGAGAAGTACCTCGCCCATCTTGATCGGCTCTCCGGGGGGCTTGAGCCGAGGTTCTTCCCTGTTGAGTCGTCCAAACCCGGGCTTCGTGGTGTGACGGAGGTCGTGTACGAGGACCTGCCGGACGGGCTTCTCACGGCGCTCACCTACGGCTTGTCGCTGGCAGAACATCCGGACTGGCAGCATGGCTCGCCGGAGCTCTGTCTCAGCGTGAACTCGACCAACGTGATCTGGGCCCACGCAGTGGGCTTCCTTGCCGAGCAGCTCCGTGGCACCTGTCCCTTCAGCTACGGCAGCACCATCGATTTCGGCGAGCGAATCGTGCCGGAGTCGGAGATGACGGCATTCTGCGTGTTTACGCCGATGGTCCTCGAAAGAGACGACTGCCTGGGCATCGACGTTGGCGTTCCGGGACACGCGGGTTACGACGTGATCAACATCCAAGGGATGTACCCCATCCACGAGGTGGAGCGGCAGTTCATCAACGAGCACGGGCTTGAAGCCTTTTGGAAGAGCGATTGGGAGCCCACTGACGTGCTGCGTCGCCCCGCAATCTGA
- a CDS encoding M20 family metallopeptidase, whose amino-acid sequence MTRGAALALPAMLADLEDLVLCESFSADHAAVARSAEVVGALGARLLGARPEVIVIDGVTHLRWSFGTPRVLLVGHHDTVWSMGSLQNHPWSVADGIARGPGVLDMKAGLVQMFHALASLSSPEGVCVVVNGDEEVGSATSRQLIEESVRGCAAALVLEASADEEGALKTARKGTSRYEVVVHGRAAHAGLEPQKGVNAAIEAAHQVLAVADLAGSMGATGATCPVLGAPTITPTLLTAGTTLNTVPALAKVSVDVRVPTLAAQDRIDKFMRGLVARLPGARLEVLGGRRRPPMEPESSAELFALASRIAAELGQEPMRGIAVGGASDGNYTAAAGCPTLDGLGAVGGGAHADTEYVEIAQMVPRSRLLARLIDHVTN is encoded by the coding sequence ATGACCCGCGGGGCCGCGCTCGCGTTGCCGGCGATGCTGGCCGATCTGGAGGACCTCGTACTCTGCGAGTCCTTCTCGGCGGACCACGCGGCGGTGGCGCGCAGCGCCGAGGTGGTCGGCGCCCTGGGGGCCAGGCTGTTGGGGGCCAGGCCGGAGGTGATCGTGATCGACGGTGTGACTCATCTGCGGTGGAGCTTCGGCACTCCACGGGTCCTGTTGGTGGGACACCACGACACGGTGTGGTCCATGGGCTCGCTTCAGAACCACCCCTGGTCGGTGGCCGACGGGATCGCCCGCGGCCCCGGGGTCCTGGACATGAAGGCGGGCCTGGTGCAGATGTTCCACGCGCTGGCCTCCCTGTCCTCCCCGGAGGGGGTGTGCGTTGTGGTCAACGGGGACGAGGAAGTCGGCTCCGCGACCTCCCGGCAGCTGATCGAGGAATCCGTGCGGGGGTGCGCGGCCGCCTTGGTACTGGAGGCGTCCGCGGACGAGGAAGGCGCGCTCAAGACCGCCCGCAAGGGCACTTCGCGGTACGAGGTCGTAGTGCACGGCCGTGCCGCACACGCGGGCTTGGAACCGCAAAAGGGGGTCAACGCCGCTATCGAGGCCGCTCACCAGGTCCTGGCCGTCGCCGACCTCGCAGGCTCGATGGGCGCCACGGGAGCCACCTGCCCCGTCCTGGGGGCGCCGACCATCACGCCCACACTCCTGACGGCCGGCACCACTCTCAACACAGTGCCCGCACTGGCGAAGGTGTCGGTGGATGTGCGCGTACCGACCCTGGCGGCGCAGGACCGGATAGACAAGTTCATGCGGGGGCTCGTCGCCCGGCTACCCGGAGCCCGACTGGAGGTACTGGGCGGCAGGAGAAGGCCGCCGATGGAACCGGAGTCCTCCGCCGAACTGTTCGCCCTCGCCTCCCGAATCGCCGCGGAACTGGGCCAGGAACCGATGCGGGGGATCGCCGTCGGCGGCGCCTCGGACGGCAACTACACTGCGGCGGCGGGCTGTCCGACGCTGGACGGCCTGGGCGCCGTGGGCGGTGGCGCGCACGCGGACACCGAGTACGTCGAGATCGCCCAGATGGTCCCCCGCAGTCGTCTGCTCGCTCGACTCATTGACCACGTGACCAACTGA
- a CDS encoding LysR family transcriptional regulator: MFEIDALRLLVAVAETGSFTKAAARLNYTQSAVSRRIAALEQQTGGPLLERLPRGVRLNPAGRTVHRHAMEVLDRLSRAERELAVLHAGHGGLLHIGAFATANISLVPTALRALQDTRPDVEVVAVEGPTDTLMARLADGVLDLAIVSDYPSGLPSADGVTTTALCEDELFVALPRGHRLAGAGTIDLRELRDEAWLQNAYGDRPTMLADAFARAAFTPRKITRIAEWSGKFGYVAAGLGVALVPSLAAWAVPDELVLCSLTDPALRRTVHVALPAAPLPAALKLRDLLRDAVD, from the coding sequence GTGTTCGAGATCGACGCGCTGCGGCTGCTCGTGGCCGTGGCCGAGACCGGATCGTTCACGAAAGCGGCGGCCCGGCTCAACTACACGCAGTCCGCGGTGTCCCGGCGAATCGCCGCGCTGGAACAGCAGACGGGCGGGCCGCTCTTGGAACGGCTCCCTCGGGGCGTACGGCTGAATCCCGCAGGCCGTACCGTGCATCGGCACGCCATGGAGGTGCTCGACCGGCTGTCGCGGGCGGAACGGGAACTGGCCGTGCTGCACGCGGGCCACGGCGGGCTGCTGCACATCGGCGCGTTCGCCACCGCCAACATCTCGCTGGTACCTACCGCCCTGAGGGCACTCCAGGACACCAGGCCGGATGTCGAGGTCGTCGCGGTCGAGGGCCCGACCGACACGCTGATGGCGCGCCTCGCGGACGGGGTGCTGGACCTCGCCATCGTCAGCGACTACCCGTCCGGTCTGCCGTCGGCCGACGGTGTCACGACGACCGCGTTGTGCGAGGACGAGCTGTTCGTCGCTCTCCCACGGGGGCACCGCCTGGCCGGAGCCGGGACGATCGACCTGCGTGAACTGCGCGACGAAGCCTGGCTCCAGAACGCGTACGGCGACCGTCCCACGATGCTCGCCGACGCCTTCGCCAGGGCGGCCTTCACCCCCAGGAAGATCACCCGGATCGCGGAGTGGTCCGGGAAGTTCGGCTACGTGGCCGCCGGGCTGGGGGTGGCGCTGGTCCCCTCGCTGGCCGCCTGGGCGGTCCCCGACGAACTCGTCCTGTGCAGCCTCACCGACCCAGCCCTGCGCCGGACCGTACACGTGGCGCTGCCTGCCGCCCCGCTACCGGCGGCACTGAAACTGCGGGATCTGCTGCGCGACGCCGTTGACTGA
- a CDS encoding transposase, whose product MTSRTVKRYADAARPEDLFTGPWQARTSVLDKYKTYLDDRWNEGFTNAWKLWEEIVPLGYQGSYQRVRAYLRLKRTSPRPVTARPPSPRVVAGWVLRRPETLSETEHLHLKNVRANCPEIDALTRRVRSFATMLTERQGERLPGWLDVVRQDGLPSLHTLAAGIDRDRDAVIAGLTLPWNSGVVEGHVNRIKMLKRQMFGRAGFALLRKRVLLA is encoded by the coding sequence ATGACAAGCCGAACCGTCAAACGGTACGCGGACGCCGCCAGGCCGGAAGACCTCTTCACCGGCCCGTGGCAGGCCCGGACCTCGGTCCTCGACAAGTACAAGACATACCTTGACGACCGCTGGAACGAGGGCTTCACCAACGCCTGGAAACTGTGGGAAGAGATCGTGCCGCTCGGCTATCAGGGCAGCTACCAGCGCGTTCGCGCCTACCTCCGCCTGAAACGCACCTCGCCGCGGCCCGTTACAGCCCGGCCGCCCTCGCCTCGTGTCGTCGCCGGATGGGTCCTCCGCCGCCCAGAAACCCTCTCCGAGACCGAACACCTCCATCTGAAGAACGTCCGGGCCAACTGCCCCGAGATCGACGCGCTCACCAGGCGCGTCCGGTCCTTCGCGACCATGCTCACCGAGCGCCAGGGCGAGCGACTGCCGGGCTGGCTCGACGTCGTGCGACAGGACGGCCTCCCCAGCCTCCACACGCTTGCCGCGGGCATCGACCGCGACCGTGACGCCGTCATCGCCGGCCTCACTCTTCCGTGGAACTCAGGTGTCGTCGAAGGGCATGTCAACCGGATCAAAATGCTCAAGCGCCAGATGTTCGGCCGAGCCGGCTTCGCACTCCTGCGAAAACGAGTCCTGCTCGCCTGA
- a CDS encoding IS110 family transposase — protein MDVFCGIDWAEGHHDVAIIDNTGKLLAKCRIDDDLDGYQLLLDLMAGHGDSAERPIPVAIETSRGLLVATLRTGDRQIFAINPMGASRYRDRHGVSREKSDPGDALVLANIIRTDMPMHRPLADDSDVAQAVAVLARAHQDAVWNRQQIANQLRSLLREYFPAALDAWRHKAGGLVRADARKILAAAPTPTMAAELPLWRLKVMMHSAGRKRGIDEDAERIQTLFRQSAARQLPTVEEAMGTQAKALLVQLNAVCRAVDELAKAAERTFRSHPDAPVMLSFPGIGPGVGARLLAEIGDDRKRFATAGGLKAYAGAAPIIRASGKRKYVGRRFVKNNRLNHAGYLWAFATLTHSKGANAHYRRRRETGDWHAQALRHLFNRMLGQLHHCLLARVPCVKQSPSLQSPRQQRQLLRE, from the coding sequence ATGGATGTGTTCTGCGGGATCGACTGGGCGGAAGGGCACCACGACGTCGCGATCATCGACAACACCGGCAAGCTGCTGGCGAAGTGCCGCATCGACGACGACCTGGACGGCTACCAGCTCCTGCTCGACCTGATGGCCGGGCACGGCGACAGCGCCGAGAGGCCGATCCCTGTTGCGATCGAGACCAGCCGCGGCCTGCTGGTCGCCACCCTGCGAACCGGCGACCGGCAGATCTTCGCCATCAACCCGATGGGGGCCTCCCGCTACCGCGACCGGCACGGCGTGAGCCGCGAGAAGTCAGACCCCGGCGACGCCCTGGTCCTGGCGAACATCATCCGCACGGACATGCCGATGCACCGGCCGCTGGCCGATGACAGCGACGTGGCCCAGGCCGTCGCTGTTCTCGCCCGCGCTCACCAGGACGCGGTCTGGAACCGGCAGCAGATCGCCAATCAGCTCCGCTCGCTGCTGCGCGAGTACTTCCCGGCTGCCCTGGACGCGTGGCGGCACAAGGCGGGCGGACTGGTGCGGGCCGACGCGCGGAAGATCCTCGCTGCGGCACCGACCCCGACCATGGCCGCCGAGCTGCCGCTCTGGAGGCTCAAGGTGATGATGCACAGCGCCGGCCGCAAGCGCGGCATCGACGAGGACGCCGAGCGGATCCAGACGCTGTTCCGGCAGTCGGCCGCCCGGCAGTTGCCGACGGTGGAGGAGGCCATGGGTACCCAGGCCAAGGCGCTGCTGGTTCAGCTGAACGCGGTCTGCAGGGCCGTTGACGAGCTCGCGAAGGCGGCCGAGCGGACCTTCCGGAGCCACCCCGACGCACCAGTGATGCTCAGTTTCCCCGGTATCGGTCCCGGAGTCGGCGCACGCCTCCTGGCCGAGATCGGCGACGACCGCAAACGCTTCGCTACCGCCGGTGGACTCAAGGCATACGCGGGAGCGGCGCCGATCATCCGAGCCTCCGGCAAACGCAAATACGTCGGACGGCGCTTCGTGAAGAACAACCGGCTCAACCACGCCGGCTACCTGTGGGCCTTCGCCACCCTCACCCACTCCAAGGGCGCCAACGCCCACTACCGGCGACGACGCGAGACAGGGGACTGGCATGCCCAGGCCCTGCGGCACCTGTTCAACCGGATGCTCGGCCAGCTCCACCACTGCCTCCTGGCACGCGTCCCATGCGTGAAGCAATCGCCTTCCCTTCAGAGCCCCAGGCAGCAGCGACAGCTACTGCGTGAATAG
- a CDS encoding NUDIX domain-containing protein, giving the protein MTSSPGVDTPDHRGRTGLHLAGRDLGRNPDVRIRDVELTSQGWHVLRRTTFDYRRRDGRWETQQRETYDRGNGAVVLPYDTERSRVLLTRQFRYPAYVNDHLDGMLIEAAAGLLDAQDPHTAIHRESAEELGIRLGPLIHVLDAYMSPGSVTERLHFFAAPYTPADRTGTGGGLEEEGEDIEVLELPFAEALAMTRDGRITDGKTILLLQWAALCGPFARQQNV; this is encoded by the coding sequence GTGACGAGCAGCCCGGGTGTCGACACCCCCGATCACCGCGGACGCACCGGTCTCCACCTCGCCGGACGCGACCTCGGCCGCAACCCCGACGTCCGGATACGCGACGTCGAACTCACCTCCCAGGGCTGGCACGTCCTGCGCCGCACCACCTTCGACTACCGGCGCCGCGACGGAAGGTGGGAGACCCAGCAGCGCGAGACCTACGACCGCGGCAACGGCGCCGTCGTCCTGCCCTACGACACCGAACGCAGCCGCGTCCTGCTCACCCGCCAGTTCCGCTACCCGGCCTACGTGAACGACCACCTCGACGGCATGCTCATCGAGGCGGCGGCCGGACTGCTCGACGCGCAAGACCCGCACACCGCGATCCACCGCGAGAGCGCCGAAGAACTCGGCATCAGACTCGGCCCGCTCATCCACGTGCTCGACGCCTACATGAGCCCGGGCTCCGTCACCGAGCGCCTCCACTTCTTCGCCGCCCCCTACACCCCGGCCGACCGGACCGGCACGGGCGGAGGATTAGAGGAAGAGGGCGAGGACATCGAAGTCCTCGAGCTTCCCTTTGCCGAGGCCCTCGCCATGACCCGCGACGGACGCATCACCGACGGCAAGACCATCCTGCTCCTGCAATGGGCAGCCCTGTGCGGACCCTTCGCCCGACAGCAGAACGTCTGA